A genomic window from Acinetobacter chinensis includes:
- a CDS encoding nucleotidyltransferase domain-containing protein, with protein sequence MNIQQEIQNLFQNRDEHPLFYIESGSRLWGMASPDSDYDVRGFHLPSKAQYYDYRQHRDLIEIMDGDFDFVSFDLNKMFGLLAKSNPTVLEWVRAHIVYFNQFPEWEKFRDGLLERIDYKALYYHYLSLAKGGMNVMQTADNFTYKKVFYSIRGLMSAELATQQIMPELLITELFAQIDSNDPLRHWAEDYLEIKKQQKEKAQVPELEQAQILKLLNDKIEALNLRAIEPTNDVEKLQQYLTEYSFSLKQHFYG encoded by the coding sequence ATGAACATCCAACAAGAAATCCAGAACTTATTCCAGAACAGAGATGAACATCCACTGTTTTATATCGAAAGTGGTAGTCGTTTGTGGGGTATGGCAAGTCCAGACAGTGACTACGATGTGCGCGGTTTTCACCTGCCATCAAAAGCCCAATATTATGACTATCGCCAACACCGTGATTTGATCGAAATCATGGATGGTGATTTTGACTTTGTATCATTCGATCTCAATAAAATGTTTGGCTTACTCGCCAAAAGCAACCCAACCGTTTTGGAGTGGGTACGTGCGCATATTGTCTATTTTAATCAATTTCCAGAATGGGAAAAATTTCGAGATGGGCTACTCGAACGGATAGATTATAAGGCTTTGTATTATCATTATTTATCTTTGGCAAAAGGTGGGATGAATGTGATGCAAACAGCAGATAACTTTACCTATAAAAAAGTGTTCTATTCGATTCGTGGTTTGATGTCAGCAGAATTGGCAACCCAACAAATCATGCCTGAATTATTGATTACTGAACTATTCGCGCAAATAGATTCAAATGATCCGTTACGACATTGGGCGGAAGACTATTTAGAAATTAAAAAACAACAGAAAGAAAAGGCTCAGGTTCCTGAGTTAGAACAGGCTCAGATTTTAAAATTGCTGAATGATAAAATTGAAGCATTGAATTTAAGAGCGATTGAGCCAACCAATGATGTGGAAAAATTACAGCAATATTTAACAGAATATAGCTTTAGTTTAAAACAGCATTTTTATGGTTAA
- a CDS encoding IS3-like element ISAba14 family transposase (programmed frameshift) → MARRPRRNHSNDFKAKVALAAIKAEKTLAELSAEFDVHQNQIIDWKNQLISASSQAFDQSKAPTEPPIDLKKLHAKIGEQALEIGFFRRCVEETGPLQPQKLIDDSLQISVSKQAKLLKVSRGCYYYRPKPVSASDLKLMRCIDELHMQYPFAGSRMMRDLLNRQGHHIGRRHTRTLMKKMGIQALYCKPNLSQANQAHRKYPYLLKGLAIQRSNQVWSTDITYIPMAKGFVYLCAVIDWHSRKVLAHRVSISMEVDFCISALNEAIEKYGRPEIFNTDQGSQFTSDAFIDVLKSNGIQISMDGKGRWVDNVMVERLWRSVKYEEVYLKAYSSVTDAKKQLSAYFEFYNLKRPHSSLDKMTPNEFYYDQLPQQNKVA, encoded by the exons ATGGCACGTAGACCAAGAAGAAATCATTCAAATGATTTTAAAGCTAAGGTAGCACTTGCTGCGATTAAAGCAGAAAAAACACTTGCTGAATTGAGTGCTGAGTTTGATGTTCATCAAAACCAAATTATTGACTGGAAAAATCAATTGATCTCAGCTTCCTCGCAAGCTTTCGATCAATCAAAAGCTCCAACAGAACCACCCATCGATCTAAAAAAACTACATGCAAAAATCGGTGAGCAGGCATTAGAAATTG GATTTTTTAGAAGGTGTGTTGAAGAAACTGGGCCGCTTCAACCACAAAAGTTAATCGACGACTCACTTCAGATTTCAGTATCTAAGCAAGCTAAGCTGCTGAAAGTCTCCCGTGGTTGTTATTACTATCGCCCAAAACCTGTGAGTGCATCAGATCTGAAGCTGATGCGATGTATTGATGAATTACATATGCAATATCCTTTTGCAGGCAGTCGTATGATGCGTGATTTGTTGAATCGTCAAGGACATCATATAGGACGACGTCATACACGTACTTTAATGAAGAAAATGGGTATTCAGGCGTTATATTGCAAACCAAATTTAAGCCAGGCTAATCAAGCTCACCGTAAATATCCATATCTGCTCAAAGGGTTGGCTATTCAGCGCAGTAATCAAGTGTGGTCTACGGATATAACGTATATCCCTATGGCAAAAGGCTTTGTTTATTTATGTGCTGTGATTGATTGGCATAGCCGCAAGGTACTTGCGCATAGGGTATCGATTAGTATGGAGGTGGATTTTTGTATTTCGGCTTTAAATGAAGCGATTGAAAAATATGGTCGACCTGAAATATTTAATACAGACCAAGGCAGCCAGTTTACCAGTGATGCATTTATTGATGTATTGAAATCAAATGGCATTCAAATCAGTATGGATGGTAAAGGTCGATGGGTAGATAATGTGATGGTTGAACGATTATGGCGGAGCGTTAAATATGAAGAGGTGTATCTCAAAGCTTATAGCAGTGTCACAGATGCGAAAAAGCAATTAAGTGCATATTTTGAGTTTTATAATTTGAAACGACCTCATTCGAGTCTAGACAAAATGACACCAAATGAGTTTTACTATGATCAGCTACCCCAACAAAACAAGGTGGCTTAA
- a CDS encoding AbiH family protein: protein MNILIVGNGFDLSHYLPTKYDHFMDVMRAIEEKNTGEKVKDLSIHSVEEWVNEIDKIFEKRKDQIDPDYAMNFDELFSKTRESYFIAKTKEFYLTEQINLSAKDVFKLQYRLELNSWYQYFKKHVEEIKTWIDFEQKIESVIVATAQCIADLEKINNTSDVHSYLTWKSKEQFRIKEKIFHILDCFGLWEAEEYVLMAVAGGKTVKGSRPNINPRFCYGGNLENGLNPLSFLDFLQQQLEQFIVIFDLYLELVISQLNPASMLDIEAKEFVYPDKIYSFNYTNTYQRIHDSVEVEYLHGSHGEYQNIVLGVSDLEDESLKKIKAYGFTKYHQKLFKDTDYLFLDEYKKNIEDTKRKFDEDLQLMSANALSDIKARFMKMGYTGNNINLDLNFYIWGHSLDVSDKDYIHDLFSLNDDMDRNVRVIVYHFNKTAKFDLLNNLLAILGKDKVEHWMKNKWLQFKENPKIVPENAITLEDLPKM from the coding sequence ATGAATATTTTAATTGTCGGCAATGGTTTTGATCTTTCGCACTATTTGCCGACGAAGTATGACCATTTTATGGATGTAATGAGGGCAATTGAAGAAAAGAATACTGGAGAAAAAGTAAAGGATTTATCTATTCATTCAGTTGAAGAGTGGGTCAACGAAATAGACAAAATTTTTGAAAAGAGAAAAGATCAGATTGACCCAGATTATGCGATGAATTTTGATGAGCTTTTTTCTAAGACAAGGGAATCTTATTTTATAGCGAAAACGAAAGAGTTTTATTTAACTGAGCAAATTAATCTCTCTGCAAAAGATGTATTCAAATTACAGTATCGTTTGGAATTAAATAGTTGGTATCAATATTTTAAAAAACATGTTGAAGAGATCAAAACATGGATCGATTTTGAGCAAAAAATTGAATCGGTAATTGTTGCTACAGCACAATGCATAGCTGATCTTGAAAAAATAAATAATACTTCAGATGTTCACTCATATCTCACATGGAAGTCAAAAGAACAATTCAGAATTAAAGAGAAAATTTTTCATATTTTGGATTGTTTTGGTTTATGGGAGGCTGAGGAATATGTATTAATGGCGGTAGCAGGTGGGAAAACTGTAAAAGGGAGCCGTCCAAATATTAATCCAAGATTCTGTTACGGAGGTAATTTAGAAAATGGATTAAATCCTTTAAGTTTTTTAGATTTTCTACAACAACAATTAGAACAGTTTATAGTTATTTTTGATTTATATTTAGAATTAGTAATTAGTCAACTGAACCCAGCTTCTATGTTGGATATAGAGGCTAAAGAGTTTGTATATCCTGATAAAATATATTCATTTAATTATACAAATACCTATCAACGTATTCATGATTCAGTAGAAGTTGAGTATTTACATGGAAGTCATGGTGAATATCAAAATATTGTTTTAGGTGTATCCGATTTAGAAGATGAGTCTTTAAAAAAGATAAAAGCTTATGGTTTTACGAAGTATCACCAAAAACTTTTTAAAGATACAGATTACTTATTTTTAGATGAATACAAAAAAAACATAGAAGATACAAAGCGCAAATTTGATGAAGATCTTCAATTAATGAGTGCTAATGCATTAAGTGATATAAAAGCAAGATTTATGAAAATGGGGTATACAGGAAATAATATAAATTTGGATTTAAATTTCTATATTTGGGGGCATTCATTAGATGTTTCAGATAAAGATTATATACATGATTTATTTAGCTTAAATGATGATATGGATCGAAATGTACGAGTAATTGTCTATCATTTTAATAAGACAGCAAAATTCGATTTATTGAACAATTTACTTGCAATTTTAGGTAAGGATAAAGTTGAACACTGGATGAAAAACAAGTGGCTTCAATTTAAAGAAAATCCAAAAATTGTTCCAGAAAATGCTATAACTTTAGAAGATTTACCTAAAATGTGA
- a CDS encoding FAD-binding oxidoreductase: MNAPVALTPELLTQLTAIVGENRIKTDADSLENWGRDHTKHFDPNPSVIVFPSSTAQVQEVVKLANQFNVAITPSGGRTGLSAGAVAANGEIVISMDKMNQILEFFPADRMVRVQAGVVTEQLQNYAEEQGMYYPVDFASSGSSQIGGNIGTNAGGIKVIKYGMTRNWVLGLTVVTGKGDVLRLNKGMIKNATGYAMQHLFIGGEGTLGLVTEAEIKLERQPHDLQVLVLGVQDFDSIMPVLHAFQKKIDLTAFEFFGELAMQKVLDRGHVQRPFETQCPFYVLLEFEAPYEPIMDAAMEIFEHCMEQGWVLDGVMSQSLEQVQSLWRLREDISETIAPFTPYKNDISVLITHVPAFIKEIDAIVEQNYPDFEICWFGHIGDGNLHLNILKPENLSKDEFFDKCKVVNKYVFEIVKKYDGSISAEHGVGMTKKPYLGYTRSAEEIEYMKALKKVFDPNGIMNPGKLFDL, from the coding sequence ATGAATGCTCCAGTCGCTTTAACCCCAGAGTTATTGACCCAATTGACAGCTATTGTAGGTGAAAACCGTATTAAAACTGATGCGGACAGCCTGGAAAACTGGGGACGGGATCATACCAAACATTTTGATCCGAACCCATCAGTCATCGTTTTTCCTTCCAGTACTGCACAGGTTCAGGAAGTCGTAAAGCTGGCAAATCAGTTTAACGTTGCAATCACACCGTCTGGTGGTCGTACAGGTTTATCTGCGGGTGCTGTTGCTGCCAATGGCGAAATCGTGATCAGCATGGACAAAATGAACCAGATTCTGGAGTTTTTCCCCGCTGACCGTATGGTTCGTGTGCAGGCAGGTGTCGTGACTGAACAGCTTCAGAACTATGCAGAAGAACAGGGTATGTATTATCCAGTGGATTTTGCATCTTCAGGTTCATCGCAGATTGGCGGTAATATCGGTACCAATGCTGGCGGTATTAAAGTCATCAAATATGGCATGACCCGTAACTGGGTGCTTGGTCTGACTGTTGTGACCGGTAAAGGCGATGTTCTGCGTCTGAACAAAGGCATGATTAAAAATGCAACCGGCTATGCCATGCAGCACCTGTTTATTGGTGGCGAAGGCACACTGGGTCTGGTGACTGAAGCAGAAATTAAACTTGAACGTCAGCCACATGATTTACAGGTGCTGGTACTGGGTGTTCAGGACTTTGATTCGATTATGCCTGTACTGCATGCATTCCAGAAAAAAATTGATCTGACTGCATTTGAATTCTTTGGCGAACTGGCAATGCAGAAAGTACTTGACCGTGGTCATGTACAGCGTCCATTTGAAACTCAGTGCCCATTCTACGTTCTGCTTGAATTTGAAGCACCGTATGAACCGATCATGGATGCTGCGATGGAAATCTTCGAGCACTGCATGGAACAGGGCTGGGTACTTGACGGTGTAATGAGTCAGAGTCTTGAACAGGTTCAGAGCTTATGGCGTTTACGTGAAGACATTTCTGAAACGATTGCACCATTTACACCATATAAAAATGATATTTCAGTATTAATTACGCATGTTCCTGCATTTATTAAAGAAATTGATGCAATCGTGGAGCAGAACTATCCAGACTTTGAAATCTGCTGGTTCGGTCATATTGGTGACGGTAATTTACACTTAAATATTTTAAAACCTGAAAATCTGTCTAAAGATGAATTCTTTGATAAATGTAAGGTTGTAAATAAATACGTATTTGAGATCGTGAAAAAATATGACGGTTCAATTTCTGCTGAACACGGTGTAGGGATGACGAAAAAACCATACCTGGGTTATACCCGTTCTGCAGAAGAAATCGAATATATGAAAGCACTGAAAAAAGTGTTCGATCCAAACGGTATTATGAACCCTGGTAAACTGTTTGATCTATAA
- the serA gene encoding phosphoglycerate dehydrogenase produces MSQHLSLPKDKIRFLLLEGVHQNAIDTLNAAGYTNIDSRKTALEGEALKEAVKDAHFIGIRSRTQLTEEIFEAANKLIAVGCFCIGTNQVNLNAAMIRGIPVFNAPYSNTRSVAELVLAETILLLRGVPAKSASTHRGGWNKSAVGSFETRGKTLGIVGYGSIGSQLSVLAESLGMHVIYYDAVTKLPMGNARQVGSLDELLANADVVSLHVPDVPSTKNFFAKEQFAKMKEGSIFLNAARGTCVVIEDLADAIKSGHIAGAAVDVFPKEPKANGEEFISPLRGLDNVILTPHVGGSTMEAQANIGLEVAEKFVAYSDKGMTLSAVNFPEIALPLTEGKHRLLHIHKNVPGVLSKINNLFAEHGINISGQSLMTKGDVGYLVMDVDATASQEALDTLHEVEGTIRVRVLF; encoded by the coding sequence ATGAGCCAACATCTTTCACTACCAAAAGATAAAATTCGTTTCTTGTTGTTGGAAGGCGTTCACCAGAATGCAATCGACACGTTAAATGCAGCTGGATATACCAATATCGATTCCCGTAAAACTGCGCTTGAGGGTGAAGCGCTGAAAGAAGCGGTTAAAGATGCACACTTCATTGGTATTCGATCCCGTACACAATTAACTGAAGAAATCTTTGAAGCTGCGAATAAACTGATCGCAGTGGGTTGTTTCTGTATCGGAACCAACCAAGTGAATTTAAATGCAGCCATGATTCGTGGTATTCCTGTATTTAACGCACCTTATTCAAATACTCGTTCGGTTGCAGAACTTGTACTTGCTGAAACTATTCTTTTACTTCGTGGCGTACCTGCTAAGTCTGCTTCCACTCACCGTGGTGGCTGGAACAAATCGGCAGTGGGTTCATTTGAAACCCGTGGTAAAACTTTAGGTATCGTAGGTTACGGCTCAATCGGTTCTCAACTTTCAGTTTTAGCTGAAAGCCTGGGTATGCACGTTATTTATTATGATGCAGTGACTAAACTTCCAATGGGTAATGCACGCCAGGTGGGTTCACTTGATGAATTACTTGCAAATGCAGACGTTGTAAGCCTGCATGTTCCTGATGTTCCTTCAACTAAAAACTTCTTTGCAAAAGAACAGTTTGCAAAAATGAAAGAAGGTTCAATCTTCCTGAACGCTGCACGTGGTACATGTGTTGTGATCGAAGATTTAGCAGATGCGATCAAATCAGGTCATATCGCGGGTGCAGCTGTAGACGTATTCCCGAAAGAACCTAAAGCAAACGGTGAAGAATTTATCTCTCCACTTCGTGGCTTAGACAACGTGATCTTAACTCCTCACGTGGGTGGTTCGACCATGGAAGCGCAAGCGAACATCGGTCTGGAAGTTGCTGAGAAATTTGTTGCTTACTCTGATAAAGGTATGACTTTATCTGCTGTAAACTTCCCGGAAATTGCACTTCCACTGACTGAAGGTAAACACCGTTTACTGCACATTCATAAAAACGTGCCAGGCGTTCTGTCAAAAATCAATAACCTGTTTGCTGAACACGGCATCAACATCTCTGGTCAGTCTTTAATGACTAAAGGTGATGTGGGTTACCTGGTGATGGACGTTGATGCAACTGCATCTCAGGAAGCGCTTGATACACTTCATGAAGTTGAAGGCACAATCCGCGTTCGTGTATTGTTCTAA